CTTTCTTGCCGGCATGCGGCTGTATCATCTGGCGTTGTTTACGGTGCCGCTGGGGGCGGTCGCCACTTTTCTGATTTTTGTCTACGGCTACAAAAAGGCGCGCGTGCTGGATTATCTCTCGGCGATACAGGACCCGCTGGCGGGCAGTTTCCAGGTGAAGCAGGCGATTCTCGCCATGGGAGCGGGCGGTCTGTACGGCGCAGGACTCGGCAACGGCAGACAGAAAATGTTCTTCCTGCCGTACCCTTATACTGATTTTATCTATGCCAGTATTGGTGAAGAATTCGGCTTTATCGGCCTTTGTATCATATTGCTGTTGTTTGCAGTAATAGTCTGGAGGGGAATTCATATCGCCCTCTATCAACCGGACCGCTTTGGATTCCTCCTGGCGATGGGGGTGACCGCTTCCATCATGATTGCCGTAATGATCAATATCGGGGTGGTGACCACCCTGCTGCCGACCACCGGAATTCCGCTTCCACTGATTTCTTATGGCGGTACCGCTTTGCTTGTCTCGATAGCTTCTATCGCCATCCTTCTGAACCT
The DNA window shown above is from Candidatus Zixiibacteriota bacterium and carries:
- the ftsW gene encoding putative lipid II flippase FtsW gives rise to the protein MDKILLYAAVFLVIIGLVTVFSASSLIAKESFGSQFHFLYKQAIFLLLGILIALVVIRLDLKRLSPYSVPIVFVCIALLAAVFAFPSRNDAHRWIIIGPFTLQPSELFKLAIIYYLAFSLSQKKRNIEDWRQLVFPYAPLIGTGILLIIFEPGLGSALTITATVIVILFLAGMRLYHLALFTVPLGAVATFLIFVYGYKKARVLDYLSAIQDPLAGSFQVKQAILAMGAGGLYGAGLGNGRQKMFFLPYPYTDFIYASIGEEFGFIGLCIILLLFAVIVWRGIHIALYQPDRFGFLLAMGVTASIMIAVMINIGVVTTLLPTTGIPLPLISYGGTALLVSIASIAILLNLSRRKGVIAR